GGGTTCATACTTGGTCGCCGGACAGCCAACAAATCGCATTTCTCCTGAAACAAGAGCTCTATTTCGTCCGGGCGACCAGCGGAGAGACGCTTCGCCGCGTGTCACTTTCTAGACTGAAAAGCCTTGGCAGCAGTTTCGGCCTTGCTTGGTCCCCCGAAGGCCGAACCGTGGCTCTTCCCGGCGTCGATGTTCGAGGACGCCGAGGTTGGTTTGGCGTGGATGTTCAGACAGGGGAAGAGCGATTGCTTTTTGATGTCGCCACCAACGTGAATGTTTGGAGCCCTCACTGGTTGCCGGACGGAAAATCGGTTTTCTACAACGACCGGAAGCGCCACGTGATGAGCATCACGATTGACACCGGCGAAACGCGCGAGTTTTTGTCGAACGTCAAGGCTGGAGGACTTCGTGGCGGATTTTCCTGGCTTCCCGATTCTCGGCACGTCGTTTTCCGAGAGCAGAATAAGATCTGGGCTGTGGTGGTTCCCGATGGTCAACCGTTTGAGGTCGCCTCACTTCCCAGCGAATTAGACGGCTATGAGATTTCGCCTCCAAGATGTTCGCCGGACGGCAAGACGATCACGTTCGCCGCCGATTCGGACAAGGTGGAGTATTGGGTGATGGAGAATTTCCTGCCGCCGGAAAAAGTCGCCGCCAAGTGAACCTGAATTCGGAAGTTGACTCGCCACAAAAGAGCGCAAAGAACTCAAAGAGAGGCCAGGAGGAGACTGGCCAAGTCCACCCGTTTAGGGAAGGGCTCTCGTTTCCGAAACTCCTTTGTGATCTTTGAGTTCTTTTGCGGCTCATAAGGTACTTTCTCCTGGACCTTCAGAGGAGCTTGTCCAGATCAGCGAGAACTTCAGGGCCATCATCAACCCTCCATTTTCCATCTCTTTCGCTTCTTCGAGCTTCTTCGGTTGCGGCAATTTTCTTTGTTGACACTGAACGTTACAAGTGTAGCCTTTAGGACGCTACGTTTGTAGCGTCCAATGAAAAACAGAGAACTCCCCAAAATCTCCGAAGCCGAATGGGACGTGATGAAGCTCCTCTGGGACAAGGCGCCGCGGCCCGTCAGCGAAATTGTCACCGAACTGGCCGCCAAGAACGAGTGGCAGCCCCGGACCATCCGGACCCTCATCAGCCGCCTGGTCCAGAAACGCGCCCTCCGCGCCCGCCGCCAGGAGAATCGCCGCGTGTATGAGCCGGCCGTCAGCCTGGACGAATGCGTGCGCCACGTGGGCCGCTCCTTTCTGGAGCGCGTCTTTGGCGGCGCCCCTGTCTCCATGCTGCTTCATTTCGTCAAGGAAACGGACTTGACGCCGGATGAGATTGAAAAACTCAAACAAGCTTTATCCGAGAAAGCGAGGAAATCATGAACGCGGTGAGTCTTCTGAAACCGGCCTTTGACTGGGTGCTGCACGCCACGTGGTCCGCGTCCATTCTAATCGGTCTGGTCCTTCTATTGCAATGGCTGCTGCGGGACAAACTCGCTCCGCGCTGGCGTTACGCGCTCTGGCTTTTGGTCGTTGTGCGGCTCGCGCTGCCCGTGTCGCCGGGGAGCGCCGTCAGCGTGTTTAACTTCGCCAAGGTGGAGGCGGCAAAACCTGTGAGCCTAGAAAATCCGGCGCCGGCTGCGACGCCAGGCCAATCCGTGAGCAACGCCGAATCCGGCGCGGCCGCTTCCGCGTCCGGGCGACGGCCACGATGGCTGGCCGA
This DNA window, taken from Verrucomicrobiota bacterium, encodes the following:
- a CDS encoding BlaI/MecI/CopY family transcriptional regulator; translated protein: MKNRELPKISEAEWDVMKLLWDKAPRPVSEIVTELAAKNEWQPRTIRTLISRLVQKRALRARRQENRRVYEPAVSLDECVRHVGRSFLERVFGGAPVSMLLHFVKETDLTPDEIEKLKQALSEKARKS